The DNA region TGAGCAAGCCACCGGTACAAGACTCGGCAATGGCAATCGTCTGGTTTTTCTCTTTAATCATTTGTACCACGACTTCTTCAAGACTCTTGTCCTCATAACTGTAACAATAAGGTTCTAAAAAAGGCATCAGGAGAGCCGTTGTTTCTTCAATCTGCTTCTTGCCTTCTTCTTTCGTACCTGTAATGGCTGTGACCCTAATGTTAACAGATCCTAGCTTAGCATAGGGGGCTATTCTTGGATTGTCGGAAATATCCATAATATGACCAATCATCTCGGCAAGATCACTCTCACCAATACCGGAGAGTTGGAATATTCTGGAGGTAATGACGTTCGCACTTAAGGTCTCTAGTATAGGCGCAACTTCCTTCTCAAACATAGGCATCAGTTCTTTTGGTGGTCCCGGTAATAAGATGTAATGGGTTTCTCCATCTTTTATATAGATGCCCGGTGCTGTGCCGTTCTCGTTCCTTAGCATACGTCCGCCGGAGGGTCTGTATGCTTGTTTTCTATTGGTTTCTGCCATGGTTCTTTTGCGCTGCTCGAAGAAAAGACGCATGTCTTCAAGTGCCGCTTCATCTAACACCATGGTCATATCTAAGGCTTTGGCTACTGTTTCTTTTGTCATGTCATCATAAGTCGGACCCAGACCACCTGTAAAAACAATCACATCCGATCTTCTTCTCGCTGTTTCTATGGCTTCTAGCAATCTTTCTTCGTGATCGCCGACCACCACTTGATAGGCCACTTCTATGCCTAGATTGGTCATACTTTTGCTTAGGTACCTGGTATTGGTGTTTAAGGTGTCTCCAATTAAAATTTCATTGCCGACACAGATGATTTCTCCAATCATATCTATACCTCGCTTATAGGATCTCTAACCTGTTTACATTGAGCCTTTAAATACATCCAGATTCTTGAGTACATAGTCTGTTCCTGATATAACGGTAAATATGGTGGATGCCGCTATCAGTACCCACTCAACAGAATCCATAAAAACAAATGGGAGTTCAAGTAGTACCACGATGATCATCACCATGGTTGTTGCTGTCTTAAGCTTACCCCACCAACTGGCCGCAAGGACGATACCTTTGGCTGCCGCTACCAGCCTAAGACCACTGATGACGAATTCACGGCTGATGATGATGATGATAATCCAGGCTGCTATTTGACCGACTTCCACCATATAGATGAGAGCCGCTGTTACCAATAGTTTATCTGCCAAAGGATCCATGAACTTACCAAAATCCGTAATCAAATTCCTAGATCTTGCAATATGACCGTCAAGAAGATCTGTTAATGAGGCAATCACAAAGACGAATACAGCTACGTAGCGTATGATGGGATCCTCGGATACATAAAGTAGTATTAAGAAGACAGGAATTAATAAGATGCGCAGTATGGTTAATCTATTGGCTAAATTCATCATAAACCTCCCCGATTAAATCGTATTCATTAAAATCTGTTACCTGAACCTGTACAAATTCTCCTGCTAATAATTCAAATGGTGATGTTATAAATATGGCACCGTCGACACCGGGTGCATCCTTATACGTTCTTCCCATATAGACTTCTTCCTCCGGCATATAGCCTTCTACCATACATGAGATGATTTTACCGACCATGGCTTCGTTTTTATCCATGGATATCTGTTGCTGCCTGGCCATCAGTTCGTCTCTTCTTACGGCCATAAGCTCCGGCGCCACATGCCCCGGCATCTCGGCTGCTTTGGTCCCTTCTTCTATGGAATAGGTAAAAACCCCTACCCGATCAAGACGCTGTTCTTGCAAAAAGGACTGTAAGACTTCATAGTCTTCATCTGTTTCCCCTGGGAAACCTACGATGAATGTGGACCGTATGGTGATGTCCGGCATGGCTGTTCTTAACTTATTTATGACCTCTATGATGGAGGCTCTATTGCTGTGTCTGGCCATTCTGTTTAGAATAGGATCACTAACATGCTGAATAGGTATGTCAATATAGTTACAGATCTTCTCTTCTGTTGCCATCAACTCAATAAGTTCATCGGTAATGTCTTCCGGGTAACAGTAGAGCAGACGAATCCAGGTGATGCCCTCAACTTTAACCAGTTCTCTTAGGAGTCTTGGTAAAGCTTTTTCCTGATACAAGTCTACGCCGTACTTGGTCACGTCTTGGGCGACGATGATGAGCTCTGATTTGCCTTGGGATGCCAGATACTGCGCTTCTTCTACCAGACTCTCGATGCTTCGGCTTCTGATCTTGCCTCTTAGGCTGGGGATGATGCAATAGGTACAGTGGTTGTTACAGCCTTCGGATATCTTTAAATAGGCATAGTGGGCTGTTTGATCGCCAACACGCTTAATATAAGGTTCACAAGCATAGTTAATGTCTTTGAAGCTGATATAAGGCTCTTCTCTTAAAATGATGTGGTCAAGGGCGTCTACAATCTCGTCATAGTTGGACGTACCAAGGGCACCGTCCAGTTCCGGAATCTCTTGTACAATCTCTTCACGGTAACGCTGTGTCAGACAACCAACGGCGACTAGGCCTTTGAGATGACCTTCTGTTTTGTACTGTGCCATCTCTAATATGGTGCGAACGCTTTCTTCCTTAGCATCATGAATGAAGCTACAGGTATTTACGATGATGACATCCGCTTCGCTTTCTTCGTTGATCAGTTCATAACCGGCATCTACAATGTGACCTAACATCACCTCTGTATCCACCAGGTTTTTATCGCATCCTAGGGATACAAAAAAGATTTTTCCTTTTGACATAGTGCCTCCTATTTTTTTTCATATGCTTTTACGCAATTGCTCATGAGCATGGCGATGGTCATGGGGCCGACACCTTTTGGAACCGGTGTTATGGCACCTGCCACCTCCACACAGTCTTCAAAGTCCACGTCGCCGCATAGCTTACCGTTCTCATCTCTATTGATACCTACATCGATAACCACAGCACCTTCTTTGACAAATTCTTTGGTAACGAATTTGGCTCTGCCGATGGCAACGATGAGTATGTCTGCCTGTTTACAAACCTGGGACAGGTTTTTGGTTCTTGAATGGGTCACCGTGACGGTGGCATGTTCTCTAAGCATGAGCATGGCAATGGGCTTGCCGACAATGTTGCTACGACCGATGATGACACAGTTTTTCCCAGACATCTCAATCTGACTGCGCTTCATGAGCTCAATGATGCCGGCCGGTGTACAGGATACGAACCCATCATGGCCGATGCTTAAGTTCCCGACATTGATGGGATGAAAACCATCCACATCTTTTCTGGGATCGATGGTCATGATCACCAAGTCATCATCAATATGGGCAGGTAATGGCAGTTGTACCAATATGCCATGAACATCATCTCGTTCGTTCAGTTCATGAACGAGTGCTAAGACTTCCTCTTGGGTCGTGGCTTCAGGCAGTTCATATGATAATGAACGAATGCCCACATACTCACAAGCCAGCTTCTTGTTTCTCACATAGACCTTAGAGGCTTGGTCTTCCCCGACCAAAACAACAGCCAAGGTCGGCTGTCCTTTGGCCGAGACCAGATGCTCTACTTTATCTTTTAATTCGTTTTTAATATCTTCTGCAATCTGTTTTCCATTAATTATCTCTGCTGACATAATCCCTCCTAAAACAATCCGGAAATGTTGCCGTCATCATCAATATCGATGCTCTGCGCTGATGGTACCTTAGGTAGTCCGGGCATGGTCATAACATCACCGGTTAAGGCTACGATAAACTCTGCGCCGGCCGATACATTCAAGTCTCTTACAGTAATGCTAAAGCCTGAAGGGCGTCCTAATTTGGTCGGGTCATCGGACAGTGAATACTGGGTTTTTGCTATACAAATCGGCAACTTGTCCAGTTGTAGACCTTCTATTTTCTTCATCATCTTCATGGCTTTGGCAGAATATAATACTCTGTCTGCGCCATAAATCTTGGTGGCGATGGTGTTGATTTTTACTTTGATTGAATCGTTCACATCATATAAAGTTTTAAAGTCAGATGGTCTGTTTTTCAGAGTATCAAGAACCGCATTGGCCAGTTCCACGCCACCTTCGCCGCCTTTTTCCCATACATTTGAGATGGCAAAAGCACAACCCATAGCTTCACAGGTTTCTTTGACATAGGCCACTTCCGCTTCCGTATCGGTAACAAAATGGTTCAATGTAACAATCACCGGTACATGATAGTGGAACAGGTTCTCTATATGTTTTTCTAAGTTCACAAAGCCTTTTTTAAGGGCATCTAGATCTTCTGTTGCCAGTTCTTTTACATTTCTGCCACCATTGTATTTTAGGGCTCTTATGGTCGCTACCAATACAATCGCATTTGGATTTAACCCTGCTTTTTGACATTTGATATCTAGGAACTTCTCTGCCCCAAGGTCAGCACCAAAGCCGGCTTCTGTCACAACAATATCGGCTAGTTTTAGGCCGTACTTGGTGGCTCTGACTGAGTTACAGCCATGAGCAATATTGGCAAAAGGTCCACCATGTAAGATGGCAGGGGTGTTTTCAAGGGTCTGAACCAGATTAGGGTTGATGGCTTCTTTAAGTAAGGCTGCCATAGCACCTTCAGCTTTTAGATCATGAGCGGTAATCGGATCACCTTTTCTAGTATAGGCTACAATGATCTGTCCCAGTCTTTTCTTCAAGTCCTTCAAGTCGTTAGAGAGGCATAGTATGGCCATGACTTCCGAAGCAACGGAGATCATAAACCCGTCTTCTCTTGGTACACCTTGCATGCTACCGCCAAGACCTACAATGATGTTTCTAAGGGCACGGTCATTCATATCCACGACGCGCTTCCATACGATATGTCTGGTATCGATGTTGAGCTCATTGCCTTGTTGCAAATGGTTATCAAGCATAGCTGACAATAGGTTGTGGGCGATGCTGACGGCATGGATATCCCCTGTAAAGTGAAGGTTGATGTCTTCCATAGGAATGACCTGGGCATAACCACCACCTGCTGCACCACCTTTGATACCCATACAGGGACCAAGTGAGGGTTCACGTAGGGCAATGATGGCTTTTTCGCCAAGTAGACCCAGTGCTTGTCCTAGACCAACGGTTGTGGTGGTCTTGCCTTCACCTGCAGGTGTCGGGTTGATGGCGGTTACAAGGACCAACTTGCCGTCTTCCTTGTCCTTAATCTCTTGCCATAAGCTGGCTGATAACTTGGCTTTGTGCTTGCCGTAATAATCCAAATGGTCTTCATGAATGCCGATGGCTTCCGCTACATTCTTAATGGGTAGTATCTTTGCCTCGTTCGCTATTTGTATGTCTGACTTCATGGTTACCTCCTATTATTTATATGTTATGTCCACTGTCTCAAGGGTACCTAGACTTGTTCTTCGGCACTTAGAGGTGCTTCTGTCGTAGGTTCTTCTTGTTGATCTGTGGTGCCTTGTTCACTTTCATCTTTCATTCTTGCATAGGCTTCCTTTGTCATGAGGACCGTTCTTGGTTTAGAGCCTTCTTCATCCCCGACGAATCCGGCTTCATGGAGTTGGTCTACGATACGGGCTGCCCTGTTGTAGCCAACTCTGAATCTTCTCTGAATCATTGAAGCAGAGGCTTTTTGTTTATCGATGACCAGTTCAAGTGCCTCATTAAAGTAAGCATCATAGTCGTCGCCGTCTGCAGCACTGTTTGTTTGTTCATTGGTCTTGGCCAGTTGATTCATGATTTTTTCATTATACACAACTTTGGCTTGGTCTTTTAAGAATGTTACCACATTCTCCACTTCTTTTTCAGAAATAAATGCACCCTGTACACGTACCGGCTTTTGAAGGCCTACCGGGTAATAGAGCATATCTCCTTTTCCAAGTAGCTTCTCTGCACCGTTGCTATCTATAATGGTTCTGGAGTCAATCCCTGAGGAAACATTGAAAGCGATTCGACTGGGTATGTTGGCTTTGATGAGACCGGTTATAACGTCTACGGAAGGTCTTTGTGTTGCTATAATCAGATGCAATCCGGCTGCTCTGGCCATCTGTGCTAATCGACAAATGGCGTCTTCCACATCGTTAGGCGCTACCATCATAAGGTCGGCAAGCTCATCTACGATGATGACAATCTGAGGTAACTTCTTACCTTCGTTGTTCTCTACCACGGCTTTATTATAGCCACCTAGATCTCTCACATTGGCTGCTGCAAAAAGTTTATAACGATCGGCCATTTCTTGAACCGCCCAGTTCAGAGCACCTGCTGCTTTTTTGGGATCTGTGACTACAGGGATTAAGAGATGAGGAATACCGTTGTAGGCACTTAGTTCCACCACTTTGGGGTCGATCATCAACATCTTGACTTCATCCGGATTGGCTCTATAGAGAATACTTGTAATGAGGGTATTGACACATACGGATTTACCCGACCCTGTTGCACCTGCTATCAGTAAGTGAGGCATTCTGGCTATGTCTGCAATCATAACTTGTCCACTGATGTCTTTTCCCAGTGCAAAACAGATTTTGGAGGGGAATTTCCTAAACTCAGTGGTATCAATCACTTCTCTTAAGGTGACGGCTTGGGTAATATCATTGGGCACTTCAATACCCACGGCGGATTTGCCGGGAATCGGCGCTTCAATTCGAATACCGCTTGCTGCTAGGTTCAGAGCTATGTCATCTTGTAAGTTTACAATCTTGCTGACTTTTACACCTTGATCCGGTTGTAACTCGTATCTTGTAACCGTCGGACCTACGGTGACGTTTAATAGCTTGGTACCCACACCAAAGCTTTCTAAAGTCTGGACCAGTTTTTCCGCTTTTTTATTATTGGCTTCTTCGGAATAATGCTTGCCCTGATTCAGATTGATTTTCATGAGTTCTATAGGTGGTAGCTTATAGATCGGTCGCGCCGAGACGTTCTCTATTTCTGTCTGAATGGCTTCTACAGGTACGGGTTTCTCTTTTATCGGTTGTACCTCTTTAATCGGTTGTGTTCCTGTCTGATCTGCCATCATACGTTCTCTGGCCAATTCTTTTTCTTCTTGTTGGATGATCTGCTCAAATGGATCTTTTTTGTTGCCTTGGTAGACTTTTTTCTTAAGGGCTTCTTCACCGATAAGAATATCATCTCCTTCTGCCGTAACTTTACCGTCACCCATTAAAGTGGCTGCGGTCAACATATCTTTTTGCTTGGCTTTTTTCAAAAGCTCTTGTTGTTCCTTTTTCTGTTCTCTGTCTTTTTGGTAGTTCTCTGAGTGGATCTTAATCTGTTGGCCTGTTTTTTCTATGCCTTTTTTGGAGACCTTAAAAACACCAATGCCCAATCCTTTACCCATCTTGGCAATGAACTTCCAGACGCCAGCCATGGATTGCTCTGTGATCATGATGATAAGTGCCAGACTCACGATAACCAGCACTATCATACTGCCTATTCGGCCGACAAGGATCTCCATCAAATCGCCTAAAACGCCACCAACTAATCCGCCTGCCATATGACCGGAGGCCGATGTTCTAAAATACATAGCCGTAGCTGCAAAAAACGAACTGCCGGAGGGGTTGAACTTGTTAATCTGTGCATCTTCTATATAATAGAGATGGTTTAAGGTGGATACCACCAATATGGCAATAAAAATCAGTGCCAGTTTGTTATTCAACCTCTGGTTGCCTTTGTTGAAAATCTTAATGAAAGAAGCTGCAAGGATATATAGTGGCAGCAAATATGCACCGATACCAAAGGTCCCAAACATCATATAACGAAGGCCCGTACCCATACTACCACCTAGATTAAAATAGATGCTGATGATGAGCAAGCATGCTAAGGCAACAAAAGAAAGCACAACCACCTCGTATTTGAGATTTGCACTTAGACCTTTGTCTTTTGTACTACGCCTTGATGTCGTTTTTGGCCTCGTTTTTTTTCTTGTCGTCTTTGTGTTATCCATTGTATCCCCCTAGGGTGATGAACAGCAACAGTATACCTATAGTATAACAGTAATATGCGAAATAATGAATCTTACCTTTTCTTACGATGTCAAGTAACACCTTAATACATATATAACCAACCAAAGCTGCAGCCAACATACCTGCCCCATAATTGATGATAATCTCACTGATGGGCTCTGTACTTTCGTATCGTAATACTTGTAACAGCATTGCACCAAGAATGGCAGGTATGGACATAATGAAGCTGAATTTGACGATAAAATCCTTGCTCATACCCGTAAACAACCCAGCAACAATCGTTGAACCGGATCTGGATATCCCTGGGAAGGTAGCAAATCCTTGAATCAAGCCTACAAACATAGCTTTTTTAAAACTCACATCTGTCTCGGTTAGAGCGCCAGATCGCATCTTGGTTGTTAAGAGCAACAAAGTACCCGTGATTAATAAGCCGACCGCCGGAAATATGAGTGATGTAAATGCATGGAGTATGAGTTTTTCAAGTATCAGTGCTACAATAACGGTGGGGATGGTTGCTACAATGATGAGCATGACAAACCTCTGGTGCTCATCTTCAATAATCTTTGGCGCTGCTTCACCCTTACCTCCTTGTTTCGTGAAATGGAAATGGGTATAATCCCACAGGTTCTTTATGATCCGTAAACCACTTTTAATAAGAATCCAAATCTCTGACCAAAAAGCAATGAAGATTGCCACTAAGGTCCCAAGATGTAAGACAACCTCAAACAACACACTGCCCTCTGTCTTCAAGTTAAATAATGCACTTCCAATGGCCAAATGGCCAGAACTGCTGACAGGTAAGAACTCTGTCAATCCTTGTATGATACCCATGAGTATCGCTTCAAATAATGTCATGTCTCTCTCCTAAAAAGCCTCTTTATTCTATAGTGTCGTGTAAGCCGAATGTCTCGTGTAGAGCAAAAACCGCCATCTCAAGATCTTTGTCATGAATGAGGCAGGCAATGGTGGATAATGAGTCTGCCGTCTGAAGAATCTGTACCTTGACTTTGGACAAACTGCTGATGATTTTTGCCATGACACCGGGTACGCCTGTCATCTTTTCCCCTACTACTGTAATTTTACAACAATTATCGATATATGAAAAGCTTACATCATAAGCTTCTATTAATTTAATGGTTTTGTCTTTGTTGGTACTTTCTGTTGTAAACACCCTGCGTCCGAGAAATATGTTGATGATATCGATGGACACATTTTGTGCTGCCAGATCATTAAAGAAAATCTCATCATCAATATCGCCTTCTACCAGAAACTGTATTCTTCCGGATCTATGGGCTATGGAAGTGATGATTCTCTCATTGACTGTGATGGGCTTTTCTATGTAATTAAAATGGCTGATGGTTGTGCCGACGGCGTCACTAAAAGTGTTTTTGATCATCAAGGGTATGCCGGAGCGTCTGGCCACTTCTACTGCTCTTGGATGTATGACCTTAGCACCACCGTCTGCCATCTGAAACAACTCATTATAACTGATGTGGTTTATTAACTTAGCGGTCTTACATACAATAGGGTCTGCCGTCATGATACCGTCCACATCGGTGAATATCTCAATCACATCTGCACTGAGTGCTTCACCCATTAAAGCTGCTGATGTGTCTGAACCACCTCGGCCGAGGGTTGTGGTGTCTCCTTGTGCATCCATACCTTGAAATCCGGCTACAACCGGTATATTCCCTTGTGCTAAGATGCTCTTGATTCTTGTTGTGTCCACATGATCAACGTGGGCCTCAAGGAAATGACTGGATGTTCGAATGCCTGATTGTCCGCCTGTTAACGCTTGGGCTTTCATGCCTTTGTTCCCTAGAGCGTTGGATAAAACGACGGTGGTTATAATCTCACCGCAAGCAATCAACATATCCATTTCCCGATCGTCCACATGGCGTCCGTCGGTTTCAAGTAGACTCAGTAAGGTGTCGGTTGCATAAGGTGCACCGAGCCTTCCCATAGCGGATACCACCACCACCACTTGATCGTATTTTTTCGTTGCTTCTTCTATTCTAAGGACCACTCTTTCACGACTCTCATGGGTTGCTAAGGATGTGCCTCCAAATTTTTGTATGACTAGACTCATTTGATTTCCTCCTAGACCAATAGGGTTCATTTGGCCATCTTCCATGACCC from Petrocella atlantisensis includes:
- a CDS encoding FtsK/SpoIIIE family DNA translocase, translating into MDNTKTTRKKTRPKTTSRRSTKDKGLSANLKYEVVVLSFVALACLLIISIYFNLGGSMGTGLRYMMFGTFGIGAYLLPLYILAASFIKIFNKGNQRLNNKLALIFIAILVVSTLNHLYYIEDAQINKFNPSGSSFFAATAMYFRTSASGHMAGGLVGGVLGDLMEILVGRIGSMIVLVIVSLALIIMITEQSMAGVWKFIAKMGKGLGIGVFKVSKKGIEKTGQQIKIHSENYQKDREQKKEQQELLKKAKQKDMLTAATLMGDGKVTAEGDDILIGEEALKKKVYQGNKKDPFEQIIQQEEKELARERMMADQTGTQPIKEVQPIKEKPVPVEAIQTEIENVSARPIYKLPPIELMKINLNQGKHYSEEANNKKAEKLVQTLESFGVGTKLLNVTVGPTVTRYELQPDQGVKVSKIVNLQDDIALNLAASGIRIEAPIPGKSAVGIEVPNDITQAVTLREVIDTTEFRKFPSKICFALGKDISGQVMIADIARMPHLLIAGATGSGKSVCVNTLITSILYRANPDEVKMLMIDPKVVELSAYNGIPHLLIPVVTDPKKAAGALNWAVQEMADRYKLFAAANVRDLGGYNKAVVENNEGKKLPQIVIIVDELADLMMVAPNDVEDAICRLAQMARAAGLHLIIATQRPSVDVITGLIKANIPSRIAFNVSSGIDSRTIIDSNGAEKLLGKGDMLYYPVGLQKPVRVQGAFISEKEVENVVTFLKDQAKVVYNEKIMNQLAKTNEQTNSAADGDDYDAYFNEALELVIDKQKASASMIQRRFRVGYNRAARIVDQLHEAGFVGDEEGSKPRTVLMTKEAYARMKDESEQGTTDQQEEPTTEAPLSAEEQV
- a CDS encoding formate--tetrahydrofolate ligase; protein product: MKSDIQIANEAKILPIKNVAEAIGIHEDHLDYYGKHKAKLSASLWQEIKDKEDGKLVLVTAINPTPAGEGKTTTTVGLGQALGLLGEKAIIALREPSLGPCMGIKGGAAGGGYAQVIPMEDINLHFTGDIHAVSIAHNLLSAMLDNHLQQGNELNIDTRHIVWKRVVDMNDRALRNIIVGLGGSMQGVPREDGFMISVASEVMAILCLSNDLKDLKKRLGQIIVAYTRKGDPITAHDLKAEGAMAALLKEAINPNLVQTLENTPAILHGGPFANIAHGCNSVRATKYGLKLADIVVTEAGFGADLGAEKFLDIKCQKAGLNPNAIVLVATIRALKYNGGRNVKELATEDLDALKKGFVNLEKHIENLFHYHVPVIVTLNHFVTDTEAEVAYVKETCEAMGCAFAISNVWEKGGEGGVELANAVLDTLKNRPSDFKTLYDVNDSIKVKINTIATKIYGADRVLYSAKAMKMMKKIEGLQLDKLPICIAKTQYSLSDDPTKLGRPSGFSITVRDLNVSAGAEFIVALTGDVMTMPGLPKVPSAQSIDIDDDGNISGLF
- a CDS encoding competence/damage-inducible protein A yields the protein MIGEIICVGNEILIGDTLNTNTRYLSKSMTNLGIEVAYQVVVGDHEERLLEAIETARRRSDVIVFTGGLGPTYDDMTKETVAKALDMTMVLDEAALEDMRLFFEQRKRTMAETNRKQAYRPSGGRMLRNENGTAPGIYIKDGETHYILLPGPPKELMPMFEKEVAPILETLSANVITSRIFQLSGIGESDLAEMIGHIMDISDNPRIAPYAKLGSVNIRVTAITGTKEEGKKQIEETTALLMPFLEPYCYSYEDKSLEEVVVQMIKEKNQTIAIAESCTGGLLSSRIINVPGVSKVYRNGFVTYSNGSKETWLKVPHALMVKEGAVSEAVAIAMAEGVAKVSDASIGVGITGIAGPDGGTPEKPVGMVCIGFTINGKSSANTFYFNGNRKKIRDYSVQYALTTLYSLLREI
- the rimO gene encoding 30S ribosomal protein S12 methylthiotransferase RimO, giving the protein MSKGKIFFVSLGCDKNLVDTEVMLGHIVDAGYELINEESEADVIIVNTCSFIHDAKEESVRTILEMAQYKTEGHLKGLVAVGCLTQRYREEIVQEIPELDGALGTSNYDEIVDALDHIILREEPYISFKDINYACEPYIKRVGDQTAHYAYLKISEGCNNHCTYCIIPSLRGKIRSRSIESLVEEAQYLASQGKSELIIVAQDVTKYGVDLYQEKALPRLLRELVKVEGITWIRLLYCYPEDITDELIELMATEEKICNYIDIPIQHVSDPILNRMARHSNRASIIEVINKLRTAMPDITIRSTFIVGFPGETDEDYEVLQSFLQEQRLDRVGVFTYSIEEGTKAAEMPGHVAPELMAVRRDELMARQQQISMDKNEAMVGKIISCMVEGYMPEEEVYMGRTYKDAPGVDGAIFITSPFELLAGEFVQVQVTDFNEYDLIGEVYDEFSQ
- the dapG gene encoding aspartate kinase; translated protein: MSLVIQKFGGTSLATHESRERVVLRIEEATKKYDQVVVVVSAMGRLGAPYATDTLLSLLETDGRHVDDREMDMLIACGEIITTVVLSNALGNKGMKAQALTGGQSGIRTSSHFLEAHVDHVDTTRIKSILAQGNIPVVAGFQGMDAQGDTTTLGRGGSDTSAALMGEALSADVIEIFTDVDGIMTADPIVCKTAKLINHISYNELFQMADGGAKVIHPRAVEVARRSGIPLMIKNTFSDAVGTTISHFNYIEKPITVNERIITSIAHRSGRIQFLVEGDIDDEIFFNDLAAQNVSIDIINIFLGRRVFTTESTNKDKTIKLIEAYDVSFSYIDNCCKITVVGEKMTGVPGVMAKIISSLSKVKVQILQTADSLSTIACLIHDKDLEMAVFALHETFGLHDTIE
- the pgsA gene encoding CDP-diacylglycerol--glycerol-3-phosphate 3-phosphatidyltransferase produces the protein MNLANRLTILRILLIPVFLILLYVSEDPIIRYVAVFVFVIASLTDLLDGHIARSRNLITDFGKFMDPLADKLLVTAALIYMVEVGQIAAWIIIIIISREFVISGLRLVAAAKGIVLAASWWGKLKTATTMVMIIVVLLELPFVFMDSVEWVLIAASTIFTVISGTDYVLKNLDVFKGSM
- the folD gene encoding bifunctional methylenetetrahydrofolate dehydrogenase/methenyltetrahydrofolate cyclohydrolase FolD, whose protein sequence is MSAEIINGKQIAEDIKNELKDKVEHLVSAKGQPTLAVVLVGEDQASKVYVRNKKLACEYVGIRSLSYELPEATTQEEVLALVHELNERDDVHGILVQLPLPAHIDDDLVIMTIDPRKDVDGFHPINVGNLSIGHDGFVSCTPAGIIELMKRSQIEMSGKNCVIIGRSNIVGKPIAMLMLREHATVTVTHSRTKNLSQVCKQADILIVAIGRAKFVTKEFVKEGAVVIDVGINRDENGKLCGDVDFEDCVEVAGAITPVPKGVGPMTIAMLMSNCVKAYEKK
- a CDS encoding undecaprenyl-diphosphate phosphatase; translation: MTLFEAILMGIIQGLTEFLPVSSSGHLAIGSALFNLKTEGSVLFEVVLHLGTLVAIFIAFWSEIWILIKSGLRIIKNLWDYTHFHFTKQGGKGEAAPKIIEDEHQRFVMLIIVATIPTVIVALILEKLILHAFTSLIFPAVGLLITGTLLLLTTKMRSGALTETDVSFKKAMFVGLIQGFATFPGISRSGSTIVAGLFTGMSKDFIVKFSFIMSIPAILGAMLLQVLRYESTEPISEIIINYGAGMLAAALVGYICIKVLLDIVRKGKIHYFAYYCYTIGILLLFITLGGYNG